A section of the Oncorhynchus tshawytscha isolate Ot180627B linkage group LG09, Otsh_v2.0, whole genome shotgun sequence genome encodes:
- the LOC121847123 gene encoding cuticle collagen 2C-like, protein SPGSSGSPGPPGSPGSPGSPGSPGSPDLLWLPGSRGPPGSPGSSVSPGPPGSPGPSGSPGPPGSPGSPGLPGSSGPPLLAPLAPWLLWPPGSPSSSGSPGSSGSPGSPGSSGSPGPPGSPGSPGSSALLAPLALLAHLAPLALLVPGSTGTAWNSLAVWAVGCNRAWDYTYIGRITT, encoded by the exons tctcctggctcctctggctcccctggtccccctggctctcctggctccccTGGTTCCCCTGGCTCTCCTGGTTCCCCTGACCTGCTCTGGCTCCCTGGCTCCCGTGGTCCccctggctcccctggctcctctgtctcccctggtccccctggctctcctggcccctctggctcccctggtccccctggctctcctggctcccctggtctccctggcTCCTCTGGTCCCCCTCTCCTAGCTCCTCTGgccccctggctcctctggccccCTGGCTCCCCTagctcctctggctcccctggctcctctggctcccctggctcccctggctcctctggctcccctggtccccctggctctcctggctcccctggctcctctg CtctcctggctcctctggctctcctggcTCATCTGGCTCCCCTGGCACTCCTGGTCCCTGGCTCCACTG GAACAGCCTGGAACAGCCTGGCGGTCTGGGCCGTGGGCTGCAACAGGGCCTGGGACTATACCTACATCGGCCGCATTACTACCTAG
- the LOC121847300 gene encoding coiled-coil domain-containing protein 8-like, whose amino-acid sequence MAVTFGLSLSVSWLCCLLIGGIKCFPLQGGAYGHPACTGPEPTGSQASVVSGPNAKATGYNTLASVMQGPNATAEATAKHTSAVAAAGPRASAEATASHTSAEAAGPRASAEATASHTNAVAAAGPRASAEATANHASSEAAGPRASAEATAKQSSAEAAAGPAPLLKQLPTMPRQKRPAPRLS is encoded by the exons ATGGCTGTGACTTTTGGACTCTCTTTGAG TGTTTCTTGGCTTTGTTGCCTGCTAATTGGAGGGATAAAGTGTTTTCCACTTCAAG GTGGTGCTTATGGGCATCCTGCCTGCACTGGACCTGAACCAACTGGATCCCAAGCAAGTGTGGTGTCTGGTCCAAATGCTAAAGCTACTGGCTACAATACCCTGGCAAGTGTGATGCAGGGTCCAAATGCCACAGCTGAAGCAACTGCTAAACATACCTCTGCAGTAGCGGCTGCCGGCCCGCGCGCCtctgctgaagcaactgccaGCCATACCTCTGCAGAAGCGGCTGGCCCCCGCGCCtcagctgaagcaactgccagCCATACCAATGCAGTAGCGGCTGCCGGCCCCCGCGCCtctgctgaagcaactgccaaccATGCCTCGTCAGAAGCGGCTGGCCCCCGCGCCtctgctgaagcaactgccaaacAAAGCTCTGCAGAAGCGGCCGCCGGCCCCGCGCCtctgctgaagcaactgccaaccATGCCTCGTCAGAAGCGGCCGGCCCCGCGCCtcagctga